In the genome of Pelobacter seleniigenes DSM 18267, one region contains:
- a CDS encoding hybrid sensor histidine kinase/response regulator, with protein MKSAKLKNKLLLSMLLTCSLIVLTVSFYQGYLRLERQKQQIQQEFISFENGAMNSIREAVWLYDWDMVQTIVENQTSKVITYAEICDRSAARCFKFGLRDEVPFLEHASDIAHREPTTRNQVDIGTIYLQAHYEPFSVSILRDFPELLLANGISVFGVAIILFFLFHRQVVNRLQQVESYARAIDLNNIDRLSTLKVPENRYRDDEIDHLVDAINGMTAQLKDDLEQRQQLEQRLTQAQKMEALGTLAGGIAHDFNNILSAVLGFAQLSYTRCEPGSKLQQYQQQIIQAGDRAKKLIGQILLFSRRAEPVREALNLAEIIREDTPLLRASLPTSVDIAIFLDDEIRVLGDATQLHQVVMNLTANAGHAMRENGGHLTIALARKKLAGAAAARLDLAPGRYACLTIRDTGPGIPEEIRKRVFEPFFSTKKVGEGTGMGLAVAHGIIRAHGGVIDLAGEAGEGACFYVYLPETDLCVEKKIPPATTLTGGGQSIVIVDDELPVAELGREILVNLGYRVAVYNDPNQAYQDLSAADMAIDLLITDLTMPGMGGLDLAKKLRSRNLNWPILLWTGFADKAEAADLSAGAISRVLRKPFTIESLAEAVHQGLSGKSGGLA; from the coding sequence TTGAAAAGCGCCAAGCTGAAGAACAAATTGCTGCTCAGTATGTTGCTGACCTGTTCCTTGATTGTTCTGACGGTCAGTTTCTATCAGGGGTACCTGCGGTTGGAAAGGCAGAAGCAGCAGATTCAACAGGAATTTATCAGCTTTGAAAACGGCGCGATGAACTCCATCCGCGAAGCGGTCTGGCTGTATGACTGGGACATGGTGCAGACCATTGTTGAAAACCAGACCAGCAAGGTGATCACCTATGCGGAAATATGTGATCGCTCTGCTGCTCGCTGCTTCAAGTTCGGCCTACGCGACGAGGTTCCTTTTCTGGAACACGCCAGTGACATTGCGCATCGGGAGCCAACGACCCGGAACCAGGTGGATATCGGCACGATTTACCTGCAGGCTCATTATGAGCCTTTTTCCGTCTCCATTCTCAGGGATTTCCCGGAATTGTTACTGGCCAATGGCATCAGCGTTTTCGGTGTTGCCATTATCCTTTTTTTCCTGTTCCACCGCCAGGTCGTTAATCGGCTGCAGCAGGTGGAGTCCTACGCCCGCGCCATCGACCTGAACAATATTGATCGACTCAGTACACTGAAGGTGCCGGAAAACCGCTACCGGGATGATGAAATAGATCACCTGGTCGATGCCATCAACGGGATGACGGCCCAGCTAAAAGATGATCTTGAGCAGCGCCAGCAACTGGAACAACGCTTGACCCAAGCCCAGAAAATGGAGGCCCTGGGGACCCTGGCTGGCGGGATCGCCCATGATTTCAATAATATCCTGTCCGCAGTGCTGGGGTTCGCCCAGTTGAGTTACACCCGTTGCGAACCGGGCTCGAAGTTGCAGCAATACCAGCAGCAGATTATCCAGGCGGGAGATCGGGCTAAAAAACTGATTGGTCAGATCCTGTTATTCAGCCGCCGTGCGGAACCGGTTCGGGAAGCGTTGAACTTAGCTGAGATTATCAGGGAGGATACCCCGTTATTGCGTGCTTCATTGCCAACCAGCGTGGATATTGCCATTTTCCTGGATGACGAGATCCGGGTTCTTGGCGATGCCACGCAATTACATCAGGTCGTCATGAACCTGACGGCCAACGCCGGGCATGCCATGCGGGAAAACGGCGGACACCTGACCATCGCCCTGGCCCGCAAAAAACTTGCTGGCGCGGCTGCAGCGCGCTTGGACCTGGCCCCTGGACGCTATGCCTGCCTGACGATCCGGGACACCGGACCCGGCATCCCGGAAGAGATTCGCAAGCGGGTTTTCGAGCCGTTCTTTTCGACCAAAAAAGTCGGTGAAGGCACCGGCATGGGCCTGGCGGTAGCGCATGGCATTATCCGCGCTCATGGCGGAGTTATCGACCTGGCTGGCGAGGCGGGGGAGGGGGCCTGCTTTTACGTTTACCTGCCGGAGACCGATCTTTGTGTGGAAAAGAAGATTCCCCCCGCCACGACCTTAACGGGGGGCGGTCAATCGATTGTCATTGTCGATGACGAGTTGCCGGTGGCCGAGTTGGGGCGCGAGATACTGGTTAATCTGGGGTATCGTGTCGCGGTCTACAATGACCCAAACCAAGCCTACCAGGATTTGTCAGCCGCTGACATGGCGATAGATCTGCTCATTACCGATCTGACCATGCCGGGAATGGGCGGCCTTGATCTGGCGAAAAAGCTCAGAAGTCGGAATCTGAATTGGCCGATCTTGCTCTGGACAGGATTTGCCGACAAAGCCGAAGCCGCAGATTTGTCGGCCGGGGCGATATCCCGGGTCTTACGCAAACCGTTCACCATCGAATCCCTTGCCGAGGCCGTCCACCAGGGGCTGAGCGGGAAGAGCGGAGGTCTGGCGTGA
- a CDS encoding MgtC/SapB family protein: MEAASLQLLENYLLAILLGALMGLERERKDTRLAGLRTFILTTLFGTICSQISTNIVNSWILFGGIMAVTVQSAMVHFLRFRADIAAGLTTSVALLIAYGIGVLIPLGQSLEAIALSLITTVILYFKPQLQEFSRKLSERDIFAIFQFGLIAFIILPILPNRGYGPYHALNPANIWLMVVMISALNLIGYVTLKLVGQRWGGPVLGILGGLVSSTATTLSFSRHSRSNNELSMIGALIVSVASAVVLIRIAFLVGIIHLQLLTQLAIPLVMMFLAGQVPAFLIWRQSSHQETPLPVIRNPVEMRQALWFGLLYAIILLAVSAGKDFLGEGGVYIVALVSGLTDVDAITLTNARLVETGTLAESQAAISILLAYVSNLAFKLAMVGVLGTRKMLLWTMFCFICLAAPALLILL; this comes from the coding sequence ATGGAAGCGGCATCGTTGCAACTGCTCGAGAATTATCTGCTGGCCATCCTGCTGGGGGCGCTGATGGGCCTGGAGCGGGAACGCAAGGATACCCGGCTGGCCGGGCTGCGGACCTTTATCCTGACCACATTGTTCGGCACGATTTGCAGTCAGATCTCGACAAACATAGTCAACAGCTGGATATTGTTTGGCGGCATCATGGCTGTGACGGTCCAGTCCGCCATGGTTCATTTTTTACGTTTTCGGGCAGATATCGCCGCCGGTCTGACTACCTCCGTGGCCTTGCTGATCGCTTATGGGATCGGTGTCCTGATCCCCTTGGGACAGTCCCTGGAAGCCATTGCCCTGAGCCTGATCACCACCGTGATTCTGTACTTCAAACCCCAGCTGCAGGAGTTTTCACGCAAACTTTCGGAGCGGGATATCTTTGCCATTTTCCAGTTCGGGCTGATTGCTTTCATTATCCTGCCGATCCTGCCGAACCGTGGTTATGGTCCATATCATGCCCTGAATCCTGCCAATATCTGGCTGATGGTGGTCATGATCAGCGCCCTGAACCTGATCGGCTATGTCACCCTCAAACTGGTCGGCCAACGCTGGGGTGGCCCGGTCCTCGGGATTCTCGGCGGACTGGTCTCCAGCACCGCCACGACCCTGTCCTTCAGCCGTCATTCGCGCAGCAACAACGAGCTGTCCATGATCGGAGCCCTGATCGTATCGGTTGCCTCAGCGGTGGTCCTGATCCGGATCGCCTTTCTGGTCGGGATCATTCACCTGCAGTTGCTGACACAGCTGGCCATACCGTTGGTGATGATGTTCCTGGCCGGCCAGGTGCCGGCCTTTCTGATCTGGCGCCAGAGCAGCCATCAGGAAACGCCATTACCAGTCATCCGCAACCCCGTTGAAATGCGCCAGGCTTTATGGTTTGGCTTGCTCTATGCGATCATCCTGTTGGCGGTGTCGGCGGGAAAAGATTTTCTCGGCGAAGGCGGGGTCTATATTGTCGCCCTGGTCTCCGGTCTCACGGATGTCGACGCCATCACCCTGACCAATGCCAGGCTGGTTGAAACCGGCACCCTGGCCGAATCCCAGGCCGCCATCAGCATTCTGCTCGCCTATGTCTCCAACCTGGCATTCAAACTGGCCATGGTCGGCGTCCTCGGCACCCGTAAAATGCTGCTCTGGACCATGTTCTGCTTCATCTGCCTGGCTGCTCCGGCCCTGCTGATCCTGCTCTGA
- a CDS encoding PLP-dependent aminotransferase family protein, whose product MGTTLEQDLFRYRRVEKHLLTLIESGALKKEEKLPSLRQLSRQLQVSISTVSQAYLELEKKGVISSRERSGFFVTATARELPQPVSRPQLPMIPTFGQRSDLIQTVLEALGNHSLLPFGVVSPAEELLPGKTLTRLLTTALRADPAKALNYTGVHGDLELRRQIAMRALDAGIATSAEEILITSGALEGIAIALRLLTRPGDNVLIQSPSYFCFLQLLENCGLRAIEIPSSATGIDPADIRRAINRFDIRAVIMVPNFNNPDGSLTPDEVKKEIVGILARRNIPLVEDDVYGELSFAGRRPATCKSFDEQGLVILASSFSKTVAPGYRVGWMIPGRFYDKAVELKTTTNICTASPNQMALAAFLREGYYERHLRRLRRAIETQVETVLLGLKRDFPPATRAAHPAGGAAVWVELPQGIDAVEYFYRARAMGISLAPGPIFSTQDRYNNFIRLSCNGIWNERLEQGLARLGELARELSSV is encoded by the coding sequence ATGGGAACGACCTTGGAACAGGATCTTTTTCGCTACCGTCGGGTTGAAAAACACCTCTTGACGCTGATCGAGAGCGGCGCCCTGAAAAAGGAAGAGAAACTCCCGTCCCTGCGTCAGCTCAGCCGCCAACTGCAGGTCAGCATTTCGACGGTCAGCCAGGCTTATCTGGAACTGGAAAAAAAAGGGGTGATCAGCTCCCGTGAACGCTCCGGTTTTTTTGTCACCGCCACGGCCCGGGAACTTCCCCAGCCGGTCAGCCGTCCGCAGTTGCCGATGATTCCGACGTTCGGCCAGCGCAGCGATCTGATCCAGACCGTGCTGGAGGCCCTCGGCAACCACAGTTTGCTCCCCTTCGGCGTGGTCTCTCCGGCGGAAGAACTGCTCCCCGGCAAGACCCTGACCCGCCTGCTGACCACGGCCCTGCGCGCCGATCCGGCCAAAGCCTTGAACTATACCGGTGTTCACGGCGACCTGGAACTGCGTCGGCAGATCGCCATGCGTGCCCTGGACGCCGGCATCGCCACCAGCGCCGAAGAGATTCTCATCACCAGCGGTGCCCTGGAAGGGATCGCCATCGCCCTGCGTCTGCTGACCCGACCGGGCGACAATGTGCTGATTCAGTCGCCCAGCTATTTCTGTTTTTTGCAGTTACTCGAAAACTGCGGCCTGCGCGCCATCGAAATCCCCTCGTCGGCAACCGGCATCGACCCCGCTGACATTCGCCGGGCCATCAATCGGTTTGATATCCGTGCCGTCATCATGGTTCCTAATTTCAACAACCCGGACGGCAGTCTGACGCCGGATGAGGTCAAAAAAGAGATTGTCGGAATTCTGGCCCGGCGCAACATTCCGCTGGTGGAAGACGATGTCTACGGGGAACTTTCCTTTGCCGGGCGGCGACCGGCGACTTGCAAAAGCTTTGATGAACAGGGGCTGGTGATCCTGGCCTCATCCTTTTCCAAAACCGTGGCACCGGGCTACCGGGTCGGCTGGATGATCCCCGGCCGCTTTTACGACAAGGCGGTCGAGCTGAAAACCACCACCAATATCTGCACCGCCTCACCCAACCAGATGGCGCTGGCCGCGTTCTTGCGCGAGGGGTATTATGAGCGCCACCTGCGCCGCTTGCGCAGGGCCATTGAAACCCAGGTGGAAACCGTGCTGCTGGGACTGAAACGCGATTTCCCACCCGCCACCCGTGCCGCCCACCCGGCCGGAGGCGCCGCGGTCTGGGTCGAACTGCCGCAAGGGATTGACGCGGTGGAGTATTTTTATCGGGCCCGGGCCATGGGGATCAGCCTGGCGCCGGGGCCGATATTTTCCACCCAGGACCGCTACAACAACTTCATCCGCTTAAGCTGCAACGGTATCTGGAACGAGCGGTTGGAACAGGGCCTCGCCCGACTCGGGGAGCTGGCCCGGGAGTTGAGCAGCGTCTGA
- a CDS encoding aspartate/glutamate racemase family protein: MKTIGLLGGMSWESTILYYQLLNEGVRARCGGLHSAKILLHSVDFAEIEQLQTSGRWDEAGRVLAAAAQGLEQNGAELILICTNLMHKVAPAIEASLQVPLLHIADATGRAIQAQGLGKIGLLGARYTMEEGFYRQRLQDKFGLEVVIPAAAEREFVHRVIFDELCRGIFTDSSRQRYLEIIEGMRQQGAQGVVLGCTEIPLLVRQSDTELPLFSTTALHAEAALEAAFAELEAVVS, translated from the coding sequence ATGAAGACCATCGGCCTGTTAGGCGGCATGAGCTGGGAATCCACCATTCTTTATTATCAGTTACTCAACGAAGGGGTCAGGGCGCGTTGCGGAGGGTTGCATTCGGCGAAAATCCTTTTGCACAGTGTTGATTTTGCCGAGATTGAACAGCTGCAGACCTCGGGTCGCTGGGATGAAGCGGGGCGTGTTCTGGCGGCCGCAGCCCAGGGCCTTGAGCAGAACGGCGCCGAGTTGATCCTGATCTGTACCAACCTGATGCACAAGGTCGCCCCGGCCATTGAAGCATCGCTACAGGTCCCGCTGCTGCATATCGCCGATGCCACCGGTCGGGCCATCCAGGCCCAAGGATTGGGCAAAATCGGGCTGCTCGGAGCACGTTACACCATGGAGGAGGGTTTCTACCGCCAACGGTTGCAGGACAAGTTCGGCCTTGAGGTGGTGATTCCGGCTGCGGCGGAGCGTGAATTTGTGCATCGGGTGATTTTTGATGAGCTGTGCCGGGGGATCTTCACGGATTCTTCCCGTCAGCGCTATCTGGAAATAATCGAAGGGATGAGGCAGCAGGGCGCACAAGGGGTTGTGCTGGGCTGTACGGAAATCCCCCTGCTGGTGCGCCAGAGCGATACCGAGCTGCCTCTGTTCAGCACCACGGCCCTGCATGCCGAAGCCGCGCTGGAGGCTGCGTTTGCCGAGCTTGAAGCCGTTGTCAGCTGA
- a CDS encoding substrate-binding periplasmic protein: protein MKSIERRGKVLILAWLLVGCLAGPAFSLETIRVNTSIKPPFSTLAQDGFFDLLVKELFARIDIQVELIRLPAERALQMADDGYSDGEIPRIGGLSEQYPNLIAVSEPVIDYNFVAFVRKPAHERMSWQRLAGEDVGIIIGWKIYEERVPATAKITRVASPAQLLDLLSAGRIKFALYERYAGYHLLKEYHHNDMVECLPPLAVRPMFLYLHKKHAALIKPLAAALRRMKEDGSWQRIAVQTLGSPTTK from the coding sequence GTGAAAAGCATTGAGCGCAGAGGAAAGGTTCTGATTCTGGCCTGGTTATTGGTTGGGTGCCTTGCTGGACCGGCTTTCAGTCTGGAAACGATCCGGGTCAATACGTCAATCAAACCGCCGTTTTCCACGCTGGCGCAGGATGGTTTTTTTGACCTGTTGGTCAAGGAACTGTTTGCCCGCATTGACATTCAGGTTGAATTGATCAGATTGCCGGCAGAACGGGCACTGCAGATGGCAGATGATGGCTACAGCGACGGCGAGATCCCCAGAATCGGGGGGTTGAGTGAGCAATATCCGAACCTTATTGCCGTTTCCGAACCGGTGATTGACTACAATTTTGTCGCCTTCGTCCGCAAACCAGCACATGAGCGGATGAGCTGGCAGCGACTCGCGGGGGAGGATGTCGGGATTATTATCGGCTGGAAAATTTACGAAGAGCGTGTACCGGCCACGGCCAAGATCACCCGGGTTGCCTCGCCCGCTCAGTTGCTGGATCTACTCAGCGCCGGACGGATAAAATTCGCCCTCTATGAACGCTATGCCGGCTATCACCTGCTCAAGGAATACCATCATAACGACATGGTGGAATGCTTACCCCCGCTGGCCGTGCGGCCGATGTTCCTCTATCTGCATAAAAAACATGCCGCCCTCATCAAGCCGCTGGCTGCCGCACTGCGGCGGATGAAAGAGGATGGCAGCTGGCAACGCATCGCCGTTCAAACCCTCGGCTCGCCCACCACGAAATAA
- a CDS encoding DJ-1/PfpI family protein, whose product MAAKKILMLVGDFVEDYEVMVPFQALQMVGYTVHAVCPDKKAGDSVRTAIHDFEGDQTYSEKPGHNFALNATFAEVRADAYDALVIPGGRAPEYIRLNPDVIKIVKHFAAADKPIAAVCHGAQVLAAADVLKNKTCSCYPAVAPDVASAGGTYADIPVDKAYVDGKLVTSPAWPAHPEWLAKFLEVMGAKIEL is encoded by the coding sequence ATGGCAGCGAAGAAAATCTTGATGCTGGTTGGTGATTTTGTTGAAGATTACGAGGTCATGGTTCCTTTTCAGGCGTTGCAGATGGTCGGTTATACGGTTCATGCGGTCTGCCCGGATAAGAAGGCTGGCGATTCCGTGCGTACCGCCATTCACGATTTCGAGGGGGATCAGACCTACAGTGAAAAGCCCGGCCATAACTTTGCTCTGAATGCCACCTTCGCCGAAGTCCGGGCCGACGCTTATGACGCCCTGGTGATCCCGGGCGGCCGGGCTCCGGAATATATCCGTCTCAATCCGGACGTGATCAAGATCGTTAAGCATTTTGCGGCGGCGGATAAGCCGATTGCGGCGGTCTGCCACGGTGCCCAGGTGCTGGCCGCTGCCGACGTGCTGAAGAACAAGACCTGCTCCTGCTATCCGGCCGTGGCTCCGGATGTGGCCAGTGCTGGCGGCACCTACGCGGATATTCCGGTGGACAAGGCTTATGTCGACGGCAAACTGGTCACTTCTCCGGCCTGGCCCGCCCATCCGGAATGGCTGGCTAAATTCCTTGAAGTGATGGGAGCCAAAATCGAACTGTAA
- a CDS encoding FadR/GntR family transcriptional regulator — MKIKTDSAPEKVVKRILKEIENHQLKPDDQLPNYRELAGKYGVGISTIREAINALAVMDKVVVIQGKGTFIKNPPPEEKALKEADVCSLFRHASVYNLMEIREVLECHAVQKAAEVISEEQIVVLQEVFERLENSYGEEYLYLTEDIAFHVEIARAGKNPLLGELLKIIHLMVNQKTSVIFQTASSENIRNAIVTARQVLNFIIAGEGGRAQRCMREHLAITKEIILKTLLDERLS; from the coding sequence ATGAAAATTAAAACCGATTCCGCCCCAGAAAAGGTTGTAAAACGAATTTTAAAGGAAATAGAGAACCATCAGCTCAAGCCTGATGACCAATTACCGAATTACCGGGAATTGGCTGGCAAGTACGGAGTTGGAATATCGACGATCCGTGAAGCAATAAATGCCCTTGCGGTCATGGACAAAGTGGTCGTTATTCAAGGGAAAGGAACCTTCATCAAGAATCCTCCTCCCGAAGAAAAGGCTCTGAAGGAAGCCGATGTCTGTAGCCTTTTCCGCCATGCCAGTGTGTACAATCTTATGGAAATTCGTGAGGTTTTGGAGTGCCATGCGGTGCAGAAGGCGGCGGAAGTCATTAGTGAAGAACAGATTGTGGTTCTTCAGGAAGTCTTCGAAAGACTTGAAAATAGCTACGGTGAAGAATATCTCTATCTGACTGAAGACATTGCTTTTCATGTCGAAATTGCGCGGGCCGGGAAAAATCCCCTGCTCGGTGAACTGCTAAAAATTATTCATCTCATGGTCAATCAAAAGACTTCGGTCATTTTCCAGACCGCCTCTTCCGAAAATATCCGCAATGCCATTGTGACCGCCAGGCAGGTTCTCAACTTCATTATTGCAGGTGAAGGAGGGCGTGCCCAACGATGTATGCGTGAGCATTTAGCTATCACCAAAGAGATTATATTAAAAACATTGTTGGATGAGAGGTTGTCATAA
- a CDS encoding substrate-binding periplasmic protein: MKAYGVTLSRSLSLLLLIGLSLFVPLSVVAEEQRGVLITAGPAWNGFTNKDGHGLYHDLIRLIYGARFSVKHLYVPTVQANNLVAAGRADIKLCETKEVPPLHLAAYPLYENAYFAFFLKAKNPFWEGLDSLTGKQVVWREGYYSQADFPVAVNVREVRSGESALMMVILGRADYYIDDRQLINESLQLAKLDFDAQRFGLEVVGQRRYYPVFADSERGRKLQEEFELGLERLYRSGQLEPVYRQWGFPVPHFSFPQQRDSHLDRGNH, encoded by the coding sequence ATGAAAGCATACGGCGTTACATTGTCCCGGTCTTTATCTCTCCTGCTGCTCATCGGGTTGTCTTTGTTTGTTCCGCTGTCCGTCGTTGCGGAAGAACAGCGTGGGGTTCTGATCACCGCCGGCCCGGCTTGGAACGGATTTACCAATAAAGATGGCCACGGTCTTTATCATGACCTCATCCGCTTGATCTACGGTGCCCGCTTCTCCGTGAAACATCTTTATGTACCGACCGTTCAGGCCAACAACCTGGTGGCCGCCGGTCGCGCTGACATCAAACTTTGTGAAACAAAAGAGGTTCCACCTCTGCATTTGGCCGCTTATCCGCTCTATGAAAATGCTTATTTCGCCTTTTTTCTGAAAGCGAAAAACCCTTTCTGGGAGGGGCTTGACAGTTTGACGGGGAAACAGGTGGTCTGGCGGGAAGGTTACTATTCGCAAGCCGATTTTCCGGTCGCGGTCAATGTCAGGGAGGTGCGCAGCGGCGAATCCGCCCTGATGATGGTGATTCTGGGGCGCGCCGATTACTATATCGACGATCGGCAGTTGATCAACGAATCTTTGCAACTGGCAAAGCTGGATTTCGACGCACAGCGGTTCGGGCTTGAAGTTGTCGGTCAGCGCCGGTATTACCCGGTCTTTGCCGACAGCGAGAGAGGCCGGAAACTGCAAGAAGAATTCGAACTGGGCCTTGAGAGACTGTACCGCAGCGGTCAACTGGAACCGGTTTATCGGCAATGGGGCTTTCCTGTTCCGCATTTTTCTTTTCCCCAACAGCGGGATAGCCATCTTGACAGGGGGAATCATTGA
- a CDS encoding proline racemase family protein — protein sequence MKQVTKIDVIDSHTGGEPTRLVITGGPDLGEGDMAERREVFRNKYDHWRAGIVNEPRGSAEIVGALLCKPQNPSNTAGVVFFNNIGYLGMCGHGTIGLVSSLAYLGRITPGQHVIETPVGNVNTILHDSGEVTVNNVVSYRFKQGISINAGEYGTISGDIAWGGNWFFLTADHGQNISAQNIDVLTDCAESIRFALNAAGITGAGGQPIDHIELFGTPSTKVADSRNFVLCPGGAYDRSPCGTGTSAKLACLVADKKLVPGQGWRQESITGSIFEGHVRIEDGHIYPSIKGMAFVTGENTLVFNEADPFCFGIF from the coding sequence ATAAAACAAGTGACAAAAATCGATGTCATAGATTCCCACACCGGTGGTGAACCCACTCGCCTGGTTATCACCGGAGGCCCTGATCTTGGGGAGGGCGATATGGCCGAACGCAGAGAAGTCTTCCGCAATAAATATGATCATTGGCGGGCCGGGATTGTGAATGAGCCCCGTGGTTCTGCAGAGATTGTTGGGGCCTTGCTCTGTAAGCCGCAAAACCCATCGAATACCGCAGGTGTTGTCTTTTTTAATAATATTGGATATTTAGGGATGTGTGGGCATGGTACGATCGGGCTTGTGAGTAGCCTTGCCTATCTCGGACGGATAACCCCAGGGCAGCATGTTATTGAGACTCCGGTCGGGAACGTCAATACCATTCTTCATGACTCCGGCGAAGTAACGGTGAACAATGTCGTCAGCTACAGGTTTAAACAAGGAATTTCTATCAATGCCGGGGAATACGGAACCATCTCTGGCGATATTGCCTGGGGTGGAAACTGGTTTTTTCTGACCGCGGATCATGGACAGAATATCAGTGCCCAAAATATTGATGTATTAACGGATTGCGCTGAAAGCATCCGCTTTGCACTGAACGCAGCGGGGATCACCGGCGCAGGAGGTCAGCCCATCGATCATATCGAACTGTTTGGAACCCCTTCGACAAAGGTTGCCGACAGTCGGAATTTTGTCCTTTGCCCCGGTGGCGCTTATGACCGCTCACCCTGTGGGACAGGAACCAGTGCCAAGCTTGCTTGCCTTGTGGCGGATAAAAAACTTGTTCCGGGACAAGGCTGGCGGCAGGAAAGCATCACTGGCAGTATCTTTGAAGGTCATGTTCGCATTGAAGACGGGCACATTTATCCAAGCATTAAAGGGATGGCTTTTGTCACCGGAGAAAATACCCTTGTTTTTAACGAGGCAGACCCTTTTTGCTTCGGCATATTTTGA
- a CDS encoding TRAP transporter large permease: MIASFFVFLSLGIPVVLSLLAGSLTYLAFNPDLSILLIPIKLFRATDAFVFLSVPLFVLAGKLMNLTGTTESLIEFSDMLVGRLRGGLAHVNILVSMFFGGCTGAAISDTTAVGSVLIPSMVKKGYPKDFSAAVTAASSTMGPIIPPSLAFILYGAISNVSIGDLFLAGIIPGILVGVFQMFVVFYYAKKYDFPKREQRYTARQALKCFKEVSWGLMLPVIIVGGIATGFCTPTEAAAIAVFYSLFVGLVVYRNLGLRQILSAMRDSAIESGAIMIIVAAAALFGWVLAMEQVPMKLAEAILDITSSPWQVLILVNLALLLLGMFMDYAPAVILVTPILIPLYIQIGLDPLQAGVMTCVNLITGLATPPVGCCLFAASVISGEAFEKVCWAIFPFILMNLLVLALVSYCPVVTTFIPKVIFGH, translated from the coding sequence ATGATCGCCAGCTTTTTTGTGTTTCTCTCGCTGGGTATCCCGGTTGTGTTGTCTTTATTAGCGGGCTCTCTAACCTATCTGGCGTTCAACCCGGATCTGTCTATTTTATTGATACCGATAAAACTGTTTAGAGCGACGGATGCCTTTGTTTTTCTTTCGGTGCCATTGTTTGTTCTGGCAGGAAAATTGATGAACCTGACTGGAACCACGGAATCATTGATCGAATTTTCCGACATGCTGGTCGGTCGCCTAAGGGGAGGGCTGGCCCATGTCAATATCCTCGTCAGTATGTTTTTCGGTGGCTGTACCGGAGCGGCAATTTCGGATACGACCGCAGTCGGTTCAGTACTGATTCCTTCAATGGTCAAAAAAGGGTATCCAAAAGATTTCAGTGCTGCGGTGACCGCTGCGTCTTCGACCATGGGGCCAATCATTCCCCCCAGTTTGGCTTTCATCCTTTACGGGGCGATCAGTAATGTTTCGATCGGCGACCTGTTTTTAGCCGGGATCATTCCTGGCATATTGGTCGGCGTTTTCCAGATGTTTGTGGTTTTTTATTATGCGAAAAAATACGATTTTCCGAAAAGAGAGCAACGCTATACAGCCAGACAGGCGCTGAAGTGCTTTAAAGAGGTGAGTTGGGGATTAATGCTTCCCGTTATTATTGTCGGGGGGATTGCGACGGGCTTTTGTACCCCGACCGAAGCTGCCGCCATTGCTGTTTTTTATTCTCTTTTCGTCGGGTTGGTGGTTTACCGTAACCTGGGTCTGAGGCAGATTCTGTCTGCTATGAGGGACAGTGCGATAGAGAGCGGCGCCATTATGATTATTGTTGCAGCGGCGGCTTTGTTCGGCTGGGTCCTTGCGATGGAGCAAGTCCCAATGAAGTTGGCAGAAGCGATATTGGATATCACATCGTCCCCTTGGCAGGTGTTGATTCTGGTTAACTTGGCGTTATTGTTGTTAGGGATGTTCATGGATTATGCTCCAGCGGTCATTCTGGTGACTCCTATTCTCATCCCTCTGTATATCCAGATTGGCCTTGATCCTCTCCAGGCCGGGGTCATGACATGCGTCAATTTGATTACCGGACTGGCAACGCCCCCGGTTGGCTGTTGTCTGTTTGCTGCTTCGGTCATTTCGGGGGAAGCTTTCGAAAAGGTATGCTGGGCAATTTTTCCATTTATTTTGATGAATTTATTAGTGTTGGCCCTGGTAAGCTATTGTCCTGTCGTGACGACTTTCATTCCGAAAGTGATTTTTGGTCACTGA